In a single window of the Aminomonas paucivorans DSM 12260 genome:
- a CDS encoding helix-turn-helix transcriptional regulator has protein sequence MARLHELMRLFHETPRPSRRHLLQRLGYQCDRTLERDLKLLREEFDAQIEYDPRYRTYSMKGRGRFLLRAELNDREVTLLAAGLGMAAHFLPHLARDGEVLWNKLKGLLPENLAAQGERLGRCAVVAQPVSALDPGVFEALLGAIANRQRVRFRYRSPYGDKAFREQHADPWGVFFRAHAWYLWGRTVAHGNESTWRVGRIRSLVPLGGEDYVPPLGDECLASLAASAWYAAPGEGRHPVSVRIRPPLASVVSETRWHPSQVLVQQDDGAVVLAARVPDLDEVARWVLASAPCAEVLEPSALADRVRELALEVAGIPEPAP, from the coding sequence TTGGCTCGTCTTCACGAACTGATGCGGCTCTTCCACGAGACCCCCCGCCCCTCCCGGAGGCATCTCCTCCAGCGGCTCGGATACCAGTGCGACCGGACCCTGGAACGGGATCTGAAGCTCCTTCGGGAGGAGTTCGACGCGCAGATCGAGTACGACCCTCGCTACCGCACCTACTCCATGAAGGGGCGAGGGCGTTTTCTGCTCCGTGCGGAGCTGAACGATCGGGAGGTCACCCTGCTGGCGGCGGGGTTGGGCATGGCCGCCCACTTCCTGCCCCACCTGGCCCGGGACGGGGAGGTCCTCTGGAACAAGCTCAAGGGCCTGCTGCCGGAGAATCTGGCGGCCCAGGGGGAGCGGCTCGGCCGCTGCGCCGTGGTGGCCCAGCCCGTTTCGGCCCTGGACCCGGGGGTCTTCGAGGCCCTCCTGGGGGCCATCGCCAACCGCCAGAGGGTGCGGTTCCGGTACCGCTCCCCCTACGGGGACAAGGCCTTCCGGGAACAGCACGCGGATCCCTGGGGGGTGTTCTTCCGGGCCCATGCCTGGTACCTCTGGGGGCGCACGGTGGCCCACGGAAACGAGAGCACCTGGCGGGTGGGGCGCATCCGCTCCCTGGTCCCCCTGGGGGGGGAGGACTACGTCCCTCCTCTCGGCGACGAGTGCCTCGCCTCCCTGGCGGCCTCGGCCTGGTATGCAGCACCGGGGGAGGGACGCCATCCCGTCTCGGTGCGCATCCGCCCCCCCCTGGCCTCGGTGGTGTCGGAGACCCGGTGGCATCCCTCCCAGGTTCTGGTGCAGCAGGACGACGGGGCGGTGGTGCTGGCTGCCCGGGTCCCGGATCTGGACGAGGTGGCCCGGTGGGTCCTGGCCAGCGCCCCCTGCGCGGAGGTGCTGGAGCCCTCCGCTCTGGCGGACCGGGTCCGGGAGCTGGCCCTGGAGGTGGCGGGGATTCCGGAGCCCGCGCCCTGA